In the genome of Calonectris borealis chromosome 14, bCalBor7.hap1.2, whole genome shotgun sequence, the window CATCATCACCTACGTGGTGGCCTTCTACCACTACTTCTCCAAGATGAAGGTGCTGGAGGTGGAGGGCAGGCGTCTGGGCAAGGTAGGGGATGgcgttggggcggggggggtctgCCGGGGTGCTGGCACCCAGTGCTCACCGCCGGTCCTGCCGCAGGTCATTGAGCACGCCAAGGAGACGGAGCGGATGATCGAGGGCTATGGAGGGCTGGCCTCCGACCTGCTCACCTGGATCGAGCAGACCATCGCCTCCCTCAACAGCCGCAGCTTCGCCAACTCACTGGCCGGGGTGCAGCACCAGCTGCAAGCCTTCAGCACCTACCGCACGGTGGAGAAGCCCCCCAAGTAAGCATCCCCGAGCCCCCCGTGCAGTGGTggtgagcacccatgggtgccccgggCTGAGCTCTCTCTGGGGCAGGTTTCAGGAGAAGGGCAACCTGGAGGTGCTGCTCTTCACCATCCAGTCGCGGATGCGAGCCAACAACCAGCGGGTCTACACTCCACACGAGGGGCGCCTGGTCTCCGACATCAACCGGGTATGGGGCCCATCCCGGCcgtgtgccgtgccgtgccgtgggaACGCGTGGCTGCTGCGACCTGGGGGCAGGTCTTCCCCCGGTATCCCCAGGCTGTCCCAGGGCAGGTCGGGTCCATCTCCTGGGGCAAGTTGGGTCCGTCCCAGGGTAGTTCAGGTCTAGGGCAGGTTGGGTCTGTCTCCTCGCGCAGTTCAGGTCCATCTCAGGGCAAATTGGGTCTGTTCTAGAGCAAGTCAGGTCCATCTCCTGCGGGCAGTTTGGgcccatctcctggggcaggCTGGGTCCATCCTGGGGCAGTTCAGGTCCATCCTGGGATGGGTCCTAGGGCAGTTCGGGTCCATCTCCCAAGGCAGTTAAATCCATCCTGGGGCAGGTCAGGTCCATCCCAGGGCAGGTTGGGTTCCTGCAGCCACCCTTCCCCACCCTGGGGTACGTTGGCATTCACCAGCAGAACAAGACACgggtgggtggggggacatgggtgCCACCCCCGTCTGGCGCCGCCTTCCCCCAGGCCtgggagcagctggagaaagcGGAGCACGAGCGGGAGCTGGCGCTGCGCACCGAGCTCATCCGGCAGGAGAAGCTGGAGCAGCTGGCGCGGCGGTTTGACCGCAAGGCGGCCATGCGGGAGGCTTGGCTGAGCGAGAACCAGCGCCTGGTGGCCCAGGTGAGACCGGGGACAGCCCACTCCGGGGACTGGGGCGCCCTGCCAGAACCTCACCGTGGGCTTTGTGCCGGGGCAGGACAACTTTGGCCAGGACCTGCCGGCGGTGGAGGCGGCCAAGAAGAAGCACGAGGCCATCGAGACGGACACGGCTGCCTACAAGGAGCGGGTGCAGGCCATCGAGGCGGTGGCAAAGGAGCTGGAGGTGGAGGGCTACCACGACATCCAGCGCATCAATAGGCGCAAGGACAACATCATGCGGCTCTGGgagcagctcctggagctgctggCCGCCCGGCGCCAGCGCCTGGAGATGAACCTCGCCCTGCAGCACCTCTTCCAGGAGATGCTCCACAGCATCGACTGGATGGATGAGGTCAAGGTGAGCCACGGGCACTGGGTGCCACCATGGGTGGGGTGCCTTGGTCCCACTGGGCAGGGCGTTGGTGGCACCTCCCTGGAGAGGCAGATGAGATGCTGGGGTGCTGGCGGCGGCTTTTGGGTGGCGGTGGGTGCCGTCTGCCAGAACCGGTGGTGGGTGACGGCCGGGGCTATCCCCCAGGTGCAGCTGGCATCGCCCGAATTTGGGAAGCACCTTCTGGAGgcggaggagctgctgcagaCCCACCGGCTGCTGGAGGGTGACATGGCCCTGCAGGCAGAGAAGATACAGGCCATCAGCGCTGCCGCCCTCCGCTTCGCCGATGCTGAGGGTAGGTGCGCCGGGACACCCTGGGACCGTGGCACGGCCGGGGGAAACTGGGACACCCCGCTGACGGGCGCCTACCCTGCTCTCCGGCCAGGCTACCGTCCCTGCGACCCCAAAGTCATCCGGGACCGCGTGAGCCACCTGGAGCTGTGCCGGCgggagctgcaggcgctggcggCCCGGAGGAGAGCCTTGCTGGAGCAGTCCCGGTCCCTCTGGACCTGCCTGTGGGAGCTGGACGAGGCGGAGGGCTGGATcaaggagcaggagcagctctaCTCCTCCCTGGACTTCGGGAAGGACCTGCCGGGCGTGCTGTTGCTCCAGCGCCGGCATGCCGCCTTCGAGGCCGAGCTGCGGAGCCGGGGCGGCCGGCTGGagcgggcgctggcggcgggcgaggggctggcggcggcgggccaGGCGGCCGgccggctgcgggagcggggggcggcggtgcgGGCGCTGTGGgcgcagctggaggagctggcggCTTTCCGTCGGCGCGGCTTGCGGGAGGCCGAGGGCTTCTTCCAGTTCCAGGCGGAGGCCGAGGAGCTGGCGGAGGGGCTGCAGGATGCCCGCCGGCGGGCGGCTGCCGAAGAGCTGGGCCAGGACGAATCCCGCACCCGTGCCCTGCTGCGGCAGCAccgggagctgctggaggagataGCGACCGCCCGGGAGCAGCTGGATGGGCTGGCCCAGCGAGCCGAGGGCTTCCCCCCAGAGCTgcgggctggccccgaggcacaGAGCCGGCTGGCAGCGCTGCGGGAGCTGCACGCCGAGGCAGCCGCCCTGGCCGAGCGGCGGGGCCGCCAGCTGCAGGACGCCCTTGACCTCTACACCGTTTTTGGGGAGAGCGACGCCTGCCACCTTTGGATGGGGGCCAAGGAGACCTGGCTGGGGCAGCCGGAGGTCCCCCAGGCGCTGGAGGACCTGGACGTGGCGCAGCACAGGTAGGAGCTCCTGCGGTGGTGGTGCTGCCGTGTCGTGTCCCGAGCTGCTGCCCGTTCTCAGCCTGGCTGTCCCTGCAGGCTGGATGGGCTggagcaggagatggctgccGTGGCTTCCCAGATCGCTGCCGTCAACCAGGCAGCCGACGGCCTGCTGGCGAGTGggcacccccgcagcccccaggtCCGACAGTGCCGGGAGCAGCTCAACGAGAGGTACGGTGGCGGGTGACACCGAGGCGGTCAGACCAGTCCCCACCCCCCGCATCCCTCCGCCGTCACCCGCCTCCGCCCCGCAGGTGGGACCGGTTCAGGGAGCTGGTGTCCGAGCGTCGCCGGGCGGTGGGCTCGGCGCTGCGCCTCCTCAACTACCGTCTGGAGTGCGAGGAGACCCGGCAATGGCTGCGGAGCAAAGCCCGGGCGGTCGAGGCCACCGCCGAGCTGGGCCGGGACTTGGCCGGCGTCCTGGCCACCCAACGCAAGCTCTACGGCATCGAGCGGGAGCTGGCGGTCACCGAGGGCCGCCTGGCCACCCTGCGCTCCCAGGCCGACCGCCTGGCCGAGGaacggcccgaggcggccggagAGGCGGCCGAGCGGCTGTCGGCGGCGACGGCCGCctgggaggagctgcaggaggcccTGGGGGAACGGGCGGCCTCCCTGGGGGAAGCCGGGCAGCTCCGGCGCTTCCTGCAGGACCTGGACGACTTCCAGGCCTGGCTCTTCGGGGCGCAGAAAGCCATGGCGGCCACCGACGAGGTGCCGGCCTCTTTGGCCGAGGCGGAGGAACTGCTGCGGCAGCACGAGGCCGCCCGGCGGGACGCGGAAGGACATGCGGCCGCCTTCGCCGCCTTGATGGAGGCGGGAGAGCGGGTGGTGGGGGAGCAGGCGGACCCCCAGTACgaggggctgcggcagcgccTGCGCGGCGTGGAGAccggctgggcagccctgggcaggatgGCGGAGGCCCAACACCGCTTCCTCGCCCAGTGCTGCGGCTTCCAGGAGTTCCTCCGTGACGCCAAGCAGGCGGAGATCCTCCTCGCCAACCAGGTGGGTGCCCAGGAGGGGTCCTGCGGGGGTCCTCGGCTCATGGGTGCCTCGAAAAGGTGCTGACCCCCCACCGTGCCCCCCCAGGAGTACACGCTGGCCCACCTGGAGCTGCCCGCCACGCTGGAGGGCTCGGCCGCTGCCCTGCGCCGCTTCCAGGACTTCCGCACTGGTGTGGAGAGCAGCGCCGAGAAGGTCCCCGAGGTGGTGGCCAGCGGCACCAAGTTGGTGGCCGAGGGGAACATCTTCGCTGAGAAGATCGCCGAGAAGTGCCAGGCCCTCCAGGAGCGGTGAGTCCGGCGAGGGGCCGGCGGGTGGGCAGCGGGTGGGCAGCAGGGCTGACGCTGCCCGTCTCTGGTCGCCCTGCCAGGCACGGGGCCGTCACGGCCaaggcggaggaggcggcgggttTGCTGCAGGACAACCACGAGCTGCAGACCTTCCTGCAGAGCTGCCGGGAGGTAGGAACGTGGTACGGCCGGTGGCGCTGGAGGGTGCCCACCAGCCGAGCCCTGACACCCCTCACCCACAGCTCAACGCCTGGGTGGAGGAGAAGATGCTGACGGCACAGGACACCTCCTACGGCGAAGCCCGCGGACTCCACAGCAAGTGGCAGAAGCACCAGGCGTTCATGGCCGAGCTGACATCCAACCAGGGCTGGCTGGAGAAGATAGAGACGGTGGGTGCCAGCACCGGTTCCTGGAAGCCTCACTGTCCCCCAGCCGGGTGGGAGGTCCCCGTGCCGGCGTGGAGCTGTGCTGCGGTGGCCACCAACCTCTTTGGTGTTGCCGGCAGGAGGGGAAAGAGCTGGCGAGCCGCAAGCCGCAGTATGGCGAGGTGGTGGCACGACAGCTGGACGAGCTGCGGGGGCAGTGGGACAGGCTGCGCGGCGCCGCCGAGGAGAAGGGCCGGCAGCTCTTGGAGGCCAACCGCTCGACGCTGTACGCCCGGAGCTACGGGGAGCTGGAGAGCTGGCTGGGGCGGATGGAGGAGGAGCTGCGCGCCACCGAGCAGGCCAAGGACCTCACCGCCACCAACCTGCTGCTGAAGAGGCTGACGGTGGGTGGTGGCACTGCCAGCTGAGCGGCTGGGGGGGCAGAAGGGTGTTGGCACTTCATCCTTTCCTTTGGGTAGGGGCGCGCTGCCCCCCATTCGGGGTGGGAGGTCTAAGGTGCTGGGTCATGTCCCCGAATGGGGCTGGCTGGCGCCTTGGGTGTCCCCGGCCTGGCTCTGCCCCCCGGCTCACAGGGCTCTTCCCTGCCAGAGGCTGGAAGAGCAAGTGGGAGCGTGgatgaaggagctggaggagctagGGTGGCAGGGACCCACCCCTGCCGGGGATGTGCCAGACGCCGATGGGCATGAGCAGAGGCTCCGGCGGCGATTCCTTgacctgctggagctgctggagaggaggaggaaggagctggagacCACCAAGGCCATGTACCAACTTGGGCGGGATCTGGAGGATGAGACGGTGAGCATCCTCACCGTGGTGGGGTCTGGTGTGccgggggcacccgtgggtgccgtGCGGCGCTCAGCGAGTGTTCTCGCCCGCAGCTGTGGGCGCAGGAGCGGCTGCCCCTGGCAAGGTCGACGGAGCATGGCACCGACCTCCCGAGCGTGCAGCGCCTGGCCAAGAGGAACGAGGTGAGCCCGGGCACAGCGGCGGCACCCGCCACCCTGGCCGGTCCCTTGGGGCCACCCATCCCATGGGTCAGCCCCGCCGTGACCACCCACCCTGCCGGCAGAcgctgcagaaggagctggcGGGCCATGCCCCCCGCCTGGCCGAGGTGCTGAGCCGGGGCGAAGCGGTGGCGAGCGGCGACGAGCTGAGCCCGGAGCTGGAGGCGCGGGTGCGGGAGCTGCAGGGGCTGTGGGAGACGCTGCAGGCGGAGGTGGCCGCCCGGCACCGGCGCCTGCGGGAGGCCGGCGAGGCCCAGCAGTACTACCTGGACGCCGGCGAGGCCGAGGGCTGGATCAGCGAGCAGGAGCTCTTCATGGGAGCTGAGGAGAAGCCGAAGGTGAGGGGTGGCTCCGTGCGGTGCCCCCGTGTCTTGGGGGGGctctgtgccgtgccgtgctctGCCGTGCTGGGACATCCTGTGTCAACCCAGGCCGTGCCACGCTGTGCTGTTAAACACATGTACCATGCTGTGTCATGCCGTTACATGCTAtcccatgccatgctgtgccactACATGCCTTCCTATGGCATCTCATGCCATGCTATTACATGCCATCACATGCCATGCCATTACGCACCATCCCATGCTATGTCATGCTGTGACATaacatgccatgccatgccatcccATCCATGCCACCCTATGCCATGCCACTGTAGGTCATGCCATGCCATGCCTTGTCATTACATGGCATGCTGTGCCACTACAGGTCATCCTATGCCATGCCGTGCTTGGCCATTGCACTCCATCCCATGCTATGCCATTACGTGCCATCCCGTCCTGTGCCAAGCTGTGCCATTACGCACCACCCCATGCCATGCTATCTGTGCCATGCCACGCCATGCCATACCCCGCCGAGCTCGCCATTGCTCCCCAATGCACCGGGCAGAGGCAGGATGTGCCTGCAGGGTGGGCACCGGTGCTGGACCCCAGTCCCCGTCCCACAGCCGTGCCAGGTGCTGATGGGCACTGGTGTCTGCCGTGCTGCAGGACGAGGAGAGCGGCTTGGTGATGCTGAAGAGACACGTCCGGCAGCAGCGGTCCATCGAGGACTACGGCCAAACCATCAAGGAGCTGGCGGGGAGGGCTcagcagctgctctctgctggcCACCCTGAGGGGTAGGTGCCACCGCCACGTGTCCCCTGTCCCTCAGGGCAGCCCTGTGCCCTCGGCACCGGGGTGGGTGGTTTGGCTGGAGCTCCGGTGGCGTTGGCTGCCCCGGCACCTCGCTCCGGCTGGGTGGCATTGCCCCGGCTGCATCGGGGAGGTGGTGGCAGAGAGACGCGGGGAGCGCAGAGTGGATCCCTCCCCCAGAAAAAACCCCAGTTGGCAACACGGTTGGGTTGGGGGCATCTTTTCCTGGGTGAGAACTGGGGTGTCTGTGTGCCGGGGCTGCGCAGGGAGCAGATCATCCGGCTGCAGGGCCAGGTGGACAAGCACTACGCAGGGCTGAAGGAGGCGGCCGAGGAGCGCCGCCGGCGCCTGGAGAACATGTCCCACCTCTTCCAGCTGAAGCGGGAGGTGGAGGACCTGGAGCAGTGGATCGCCGAGCACGACGTGGTCGCCTCCTCCCAGGAGATGGGGCAGGACCTGGACCACGTCACGGTGAGGGTGCCAGCGCGGACACGGTGGTGCAGGtgtgtggtttgggggggggggggggggggcaaactTGACTCTTCTCTCCCCTGCGCAGCTCCTGCGGGAGAAGTTTCGGGAGTTTGCACGGGAGACGGGCAGCGTGGGGCAGGAACGCATGGACCGGGTGAACCTGACCATCGAGGACCTTATTGACGCCGGGCACACAGAGGCGGCCACCATGGCCGAATGGAAAGACGGGCTGAACGAGAGCTGGGCCGACCTCCTGGAGCTGATCGACACCCGTATGCAGCTCCTCGCCGCCTCCTACGACCTGCACAAGTACTTCTACGACGGCACCGAGCTGCTGGCCCTCATCGCCACCCGGCGCCAGGAGCTGCCCCAGGACCTGGGCGAGGACGCCGGCACGGTGGAGGCTTTCCACCGCATGCACAGCGCCTTCGAGCGCgacctccagctgctggaggcgCAGGTGAGGCTGCAGCCCGGAGCCGGCAGGGATGCTCGGCACTCCCGCCACTGGCACTCAGCATCCCCCGCGCTCTCTGGCTCCGCCGGGCAGGTGCAGCAGTTTCGGGAGACGGCGGCGCGCCTGCAGACTGCCTACGCCGGGGAGAAGGCGGCCAGCATccaggagagggagcaggaggtggcGCGAGCCCTGCGGGCGCTGCTGGAGGCGTGCAGCGGGCGCCGGGCCCGGCTGGTGGACACGGCCGACAAGCATCGCTTCTTCAGCATGGCGCGGGACCTGCTCTCCTGGATGGAGAGCACCGTCCGGCAGATCGAGACGCAGGAGAAACCCAGGTATGGCTGTGCCCGACGAGCGCCCGGTGCTGGTTGCCGGGACCCAGCACCGACGCCACCACCGACGCCGGCACCTCTCTGTCTCCAGGGATGTCTCCTCGGTGGAGCTGCTCATGAAGTACCACCAGGGCATCAGGGCCGAGGTGGACGCCCGGGGCAAGAGCTTCACCGCCTGCATCGAGCTGGGCAAGAAGCTGCTGCAGCGCAAGCACCAGGACTCGCCCGAGGTGAgggcggccggggctggggtGCGGCGAGGATGGTGCCACCGGGGTCACCCTGTGACGATGTCCCCTCGCAGATCAAGGCGAAACTGGTGGAGCTGGTGGAGAAGAGGAAGACCATGATGGAGATGTGGGAGCAGCGCTGGGACCGGCTGCGGCTGCGTGAGTGTGCCAGCGGTGCCAGAGGGGACCGCAGCTCGgctggggggtggcggcggcggggggctgagcactgcctgtccctgcccgcaGTGCTGGAGGTGTGCCAGTTCTCCCGGGACGCCTCGGTGGCCGAGTCGTGGCTCATGGCACAGGAGCCTTACCTGGCCAGCAGCGACTACGGGCAGACGGTGGACGCAGTGGAGAAGCTGCTCAAGCGGCACGAGGCCTTCGAGAAGTCCTCGGCCACCTGGGAGGAGCGTATCGCCGCCCTGAGGAAGCTGACGACGGTGAGGAAGGCTTGGGATGGGGCACGGCCGGTCCTGGCTcgcctctgcctgccctgcctcagtttccccacctcaCGTCCCTGCCAACCCCTAATGCCTTTGCCCCCTTCCCTTGCAGCTGGAGCTCCTGGGCGGGCGGACGCTGCGCGAGGGGCTGGCGCGGGACGGGGCGACACGCACTGAGGCTCCCGACTACCGCCTGGATCTGGACGGGGAGCTGGAGGCCGGGTAAGAGATGCCAGTGCCGTCCCCAGGCGGCCGCGGCAGCATctcgggcaggggcagcccctggccagcTCCTGGGCATCGTTTCCAGCATCCCTCttctcaaagcatgaagggtTTTTTTAGCGATTTGTCCTTTCGGAGCAGTGAATCGATGGAGGTGAAGAGCAGGGATGAAGGATCGAGCCCCGCTGTGCCGGGGGGGAcgggagagcagcagccagtCCCAGGTCCCTGCGGGACTGTGGCTGCGTTTCCCCAGCAAGCTGGCTGGGACGGGGACGCTGAGCGGGCTGCCTCCCTGCCACAggtccgaggaggaggaggagaagaggaggggcGCGAGCACACGGGATGCCTCTCCGCCCGCCGCTGATGGACCAGAGCCGGTCAGTTCTCGAGTTTAGCTTTCTCCTTCCGCGGCAGCAAAAAAGGTCTCCCTGCATGTCCCACAGGCTCCTGGCAGACCCCGTGACCGTGACCCTGGCATGCCGACGGCTCCCGCGCCCCCAGCCCTTGCCTTGTTCCTTGCCTTGTTCCTTGCCTTGAGTTGAATAAATGCTGAATGACCCCAAAAAAGCCGGGCGGGCACATGGGTGCTGCACCTTCCCCTTCACCCTGGCTCCAGGCTCCGAGCACCCCTGCTCCTCGGGACCACGCTCGGGCCAGCTGGCGGAggctggcacccatgggtgcacagGTGTCTCTGGGATaggggcagcagccagagctggagcGTCTGCCCGGGGGTGGGCAGATCCCGGCCACCACCCTCTGCTGTCGCCGAGGCGGCGTGCGTCCCGGGAGAAACCCAGGGGGACACCGCACGGCCCCGGCCACGTGGCACCCGGCTTTCCAAGCACCCAGAGCTGGGAGCggggccagctctgccctggcacgGAGGGGACGTCAGGCAGAGCTGCCCACGGACACACAGCAACGGCGCTCACATCAGCCCCACAGCAAATGGCCCTTGGGGCATCATCATCCCTTGGGCATCGTCACCCCATTGGGGTGTCACCCTGCTGGGCATCGTCACCCTGCAAGACATCGTCACCCCATGGGGCATCGTCACCCTACAAGGCGTCAGCACCCTGTGggacatcatcacccctcgggGCATTGTCACCCTGTGGGGCATCGTCACTCCTCGGGGCATCGCCACCCCTCGGGGCATCGCCACCCTCAGGCCATCGTCACCCCCTGTGCCAGCCACCTTGTGCTCGCTGCCaacccctcctctcctcctgcctgctctgcctgctcggGGGCAGCAACCTCTTCTGTCTGCTTGGGGACATGGGCATCTTCTGGCTCCTTGGGGACAAGATCGCTTTCGCTTGCCTGGGGACAGGATCCCCGAGTACCTACGCAGGGGCAAAATCCTTTCTGCCTGCCGGGGGACACGGGCATCTTCTGGCTCCTTGGGGACAGGGTCCCCTCTGCCTGCTCGGGGATATGGCCACTTTCACCTGCTTGGGGACAGGAGCCCCCTCTGTCTGCCTGGGGACAAGACTACTGCCTGCTCGGGGACAatcctctgcctgcctgctcgGGGACACGGTcacctcctggctgccagggacAGCGTCCCTCCTCCCGTCCCCCTTGGCAGGACACACCGCAGGACCTCCACGTGCTCCCCGTGGTGCCGGCAGACGAGGCCGCGTGGGGCTGGGACTGTCCCCGGGCGCAGGAGGAGGGGACGGGCACCCCAGCATCGCCACACCCCAGCCTTGCACCCACCCTGGCTGAGCCCCTCCTGTGGCACCCAGCTGCTGCCGCTGGACGGGCATCACCGGGCACCACGGCCCCCGACCAGCCCCTGTCTGCCCACTGGCatcccccactgtccccaagcCCCCTGGGTGGGGGACAACGCCGGGTGGCTCCCAGGGCTGCTTGCCTGGCTCGGCTCAACCGCATCACCCCGAATCTGGGGGGGCCCTGGCACCGCGCTGAGCCCGGGGTGCGGCTCCCAGGGCTGGACCGTGTCCCAGCCGCTCGCTGGGGTCCTCCCAGTAGCCACCAACTCCTGCGTACTGGAGCCAGTGGGTCACTGGCACCAAGAGCTTGGGGACCGTGAGCCCTCACTGAGAACAGGGACCCATGTTCGGGGTGCCACCGCGAGAGAAGACGGGACCTCAGGATGTGGTTTTTGGTGGCGGGCGGTGGCACCGCCGTGTAACAGGGCTGTTGCTTTGCGGCAGCTGGCACGGACGATGGGCGGTGAGGAGCCGGTGTTGCCGAGCCCACGGCCGCCGCGGGAGGAGCCGGAGGAGCCAGCCACGCTGCCGGCCCGCACCTGCAGCGTCCAGCTGGAGGGCTACCTCGGCCGCAAGCACGACCTGGAGGCAGCCACCAAACGGGCATCCAACCGGtaggcgcggcggcggcggcagcgccgggcggtGTGGGCACGCGCTGGGCTGACGGGGCGGTGTGGCGGCAGGTCGTGGAGCACGCGGTACTGCGTGCTGCGGGGCGGCCAGCTCGCCTTCTTCAAGGACGCCAAGAGccgggcgctggggctgccctgccacGGCGAGGAGCCCCTGGGGCTGCGGGACGCCCTCTGCGAGGTGGCCGCCGGCTACAAGAAGAAGAAGCACGTCTTCAAACTCAGGTAAGGCCATGGCACGGCACGGggtggcatggcacggcacggggTGGCACACGCCTCACTAGCACCTGCGCTCTGTCCCTAGGCTCAGCAATGGCAGCGAGTGGCTCTTCCATGGCAAGGATGAGGTGAGGGGCAtcccggggggacacggggtggccaATGGTACccagggggacacggggtggctgGCGGTGCCGGGGGGACATGGAAAGGGGCTGGAGATGCCGAGGGGACAAGCAGTGCCCAGAAGGACCCAGGGTGGCTGATGGTGCCTGGGGGACATGGTGGTGGCCAGCAGTGCCCAGGGGGACACAGGGTGGCCAGTGGTAcccagggggacacagggggtggctGGTGGTTCCcaggggacacagcggggaccAGTGGTGCCCAGGGGGACACAGGGTGGACAGTGGGACATGGGGTGGCTAGAGATGCCCAGGGGGATACAGGGCGGACCAGTGGCGCCCAGGGGGACACAGGGTGGCTGGTGATgcccaggggacacaggggtggcCAGAGATGTCCAGGGGGACAGAGGGTGGCTGGTGGTTCCCAGGGGACACTGGCAGTGCccaggggacatggaggggggcagaggtgcccaggggacacaggggggaccaGTAGTgcccagggaggggacacagggtCACCTGTAGTGCCCAGTGGCACACAGGGTGGCTGGCACTGCCTGCGGGGCCATGGGGTGGCCAGGGGTGCCGTGACGACATGGTGGGGGGCTGGCGATGCCTGGGGGGACGGGGGTGGCTGTGGAAGTTGTGGGGCAGTTGGTGTCACCCAAGGGGACACGGGGTGGCCGGGAGGGTGACGGGGGACCAGGGGACCCCCTCCGAGCCCATGGCTGTGCCcgcaggaggagctgcaggccTGGCTGCAGGGGCTGAGCGCAGCAATAACCGAgtgccagggcagctgggggaagGCGCagagcctgcccctgcccctgcccccggccccccccgagccccccctgccccgcaaggACAAGGAGAAACGGTTCAGCTTCTTCCCAAAAAAGAAATAACCCCCCGGCGACCCGTCACGCCGGCGGTGCCCGCGGCCACGTGTGCATAGGGACCCGCGTGCGCGCGT includes:
- the SPTB gene encoding spectrin beta chain, erythrocytic isoform X2; translation: MTSANDYEQLELQQQYSRINVRWDASDDELDNDNSSARLFERSRIKALADEREAVQKKTFTKWVNSHLARVTCRISDLYMDLRDGRVLIKLLEVLSGELLPKPTKGRMRIHCLENVDKALQFLKEQRVHLENMGSHDIVDGNHRLVLGLIWTIILRFQIQDIIVQTQEGRETRSARDALLLWCQMKTAGYPHVNVTNFTSSWKDGLAFNALIHRHRPELVDFQNLTKSNARHNLEHAFSVAERHLGITPLLDPEDVFTENPDEKSIITYVVAFYHYFSKMKVLEVEGRRLGKVIEHAKETERMIEGYGGLASDLLTWIEQTIASLNSRSFANSLAGVQHQLQAFSTYRTVEKPPKFQEKGNLEVLLFTIQSRMRANNQRVYTPHEGRLVSDINRAWEQLEKAEHERELALRTELIRQEKLEQLARRFDRKAAMREAWLSENQRLVAQDNFGQDLPAVEAAKKKHEAIETDTAAYKERVQAIEAVAKELEVEGYHDIQRINRRKDNIMRLWEQLLELLAARRQRLEMNLALQHLFQEMLHSIDWMDEVKVQLASPEFGKHLLEAEELLQTHRLLEGDMALQAEKIQAISAAALRFADAEGYRPCDPKVIRDRVSHLELCRRELQALAARRRALLEQSRSLWTCLWELDEAEGWIKEQEQLYSSLDFGKDLPGVLLLQRRHAAFEAELRSRGGRLERALAAGEGLAAAGQAAGRLRERGAAVRALWAQLEELAAFRRRGLREAEGFFQFQAEAEELAEGLQDARRRAAAEELGQDESRTRALLRQHRELLEEIATAREQLDGLAQRAEGFPPELRAGPEAQSRLAALRELHAEAAALAERRGRQLQDALDLYTVFGESDACHLWMGAKETWLGQPEVPQALEDLDVAQHRLDGLEQEMAAVASQIAAVNQAADGLLASGHPRSPQVRQCREQLNERWDRFRELVSERRRAVGSALRLLNYRLECEETRQWLRSKARAVEATAELGRDLAGVLATQRKLYGIERELAVTEGRLATLRSQADRLAEERPEAAGEAAERLSAATAAWEELQEALGERAASLGEAGQLRRFLQDLDDFQAWLFGAQKAMAATDEVPASLAEAEELLRQHEAARRDAEGHAAAFAALMEAGERVVGEQADPQYEGLRQRLRGVETGWAALGRMAEAQHRFLAQCCGFQEFLRDAKQAEILLANQEYTLAHLELPATLEGSAAALRRFQDFRTGVESSAEKVPEVVASGTKLVAEGNIFAEKIAEKCQALQERHGAVTAKAEEAAGLLQDNHELQTFLQSCRELNAWVEEKMLTAQDTSYGEARGLHSKWQKHQAFMAELTSNQGWLEKIETEGKELASRKPQYGEVVARQLDELRGQWDRLRGAAEEKGRQLLEANRSTLYARSYGELESWLGRMEEELRATEQAKDLTATNLLLKRLTRLEEQVGAWMKELEELGWQGPTPAGDVPDADGHEQRLRRRFLDLLELLERRRKELETTKAMYQLGRDLEDETLWAQERLPLARSTEHGTDLPSVQRLAKRNETLQKELAGHAPRLAEVLSRGEAVASGDELSPELEARVRELQGLWETLQAEVAARHRRLREAGEAQQYYLDAGEAEGWISEQELFMGAEEKPKDEESGLVMLKRHVRQQRSIEDYGQTIKELAGRAQQLLSAGHPEGEQIIRLQGQVDKHYAGLKEAAEERRRRLENMSHLFQLKREVEDLEQWIAEHDVVASSQEMGQDLDHVTLLREKFREFARETGSVGQERMDRVNLTIEDLIDAGHTEAATMAEWKDGLNESWADLLELIDTRMQLLAASYDLHKYFYDGTELLALIATRRQELPQDLGEDAGTVEAFHRMHSAFERDLQLLEAQVQQFRETAARLQTAYAGEKAASIQEREQEVARALRALLEACSGRRARLVDTADKHRFFSMARDLLSWMESTVRQIETQEKPRDVSSVELLMKYHQGIRAEVDARGKSFTACIELGKKLLQRKHQDSPEIKAKLVELVEKRKTMMEMWEQRWDRLRLLLEVCQFSRDASVAESWLMAQEPYLASSDYGQTVDAVEKLLKRHEAFEKSSATWEERIAALRKLTTLELLGGRTLREGLARDGATRTEAPDYRLDLDGELEAGESMEVKSRDEGSSPAVPGGTGEQQPVPGPCGTVAAFPQQAGWDGDAERAASLPQVRGGGGEEEGREHTGCLSARR